The Pontibacter pudoricolor genome contains a region encoding:
- a CDS encoding NAD(P)-dependent alcohol dehydrogenase — MNQAKAYAAFDAESPLAPWSLERREVGEHDVLIEIKYCGVCHSDLHQVRNEWGGAMYPLVPGHEIVGVVTKVGSKVKKFKEGDLAGVGCFVDSCRECHSCREGLEQYCEVQNVGTYSSYERDGKTITYGGYSSHIVVDENYTLKVPKNLDLARTAPLLCAGITTYSPIMQWQIGKGHKVGIVGLGGLGHMAVKIAAAKGADVTVLSTSPNKEQDARDLGAHNFAVTKDPETLKSLRNSFDFIIDTVSAPHDYNLYLSMLKRDGTMILLGAPPEPSPVAGFSLIARRKRLAGSMIGGIAETQEMLDFCAEHNIMSDIELIPISEINNAYERMLRSDVKYRFVIDMASL; from the coding sequence ATGAATCAAGCAAAAGCTTATGCTGCCTTTGATGCGGAAAGCCCGTTGGCTCCCTGGAGCCTGGAACGCCGCGAAGTAGGGGAGCACGATGTACTGATTGAAATTAAATACTGCGGTGTTTGCCACTCAGACCTGCACCAGGTGCGCAATGAGTGGGGCGGCGCCATGTACCCGCTCGTTCCGGGCCACGAGATTGTGGGGGTAGTAACTAAAGTAGGCAGCAAAGTAAAGAAATTTAAAGAGGGCGACCTGGCCGGTGTAGGCTGTTTTGTAGACTCATGCCGCGAGTGCCATAGTTGCCGCGAAGGCCTGGAACAGTATTGCGAAGTGCAGAATGTAGGTACCTATAGCAGCTACGAACGCGATGGCAAAACTATAACCTACGGCGGGTATTCTTCGCATATTGTGGTGGATGAGAACTATACATTAAAAGTGCCAAAGAACCTGGACCTGGCCCGTACGGCTCCGTTGCTTTGTGCCGGCATCACGACCTACTCACCCATTATGCAATGGCAAATAGGTAAAGGCCACAAAGTGGGTATAGTTGGTTTGGGCGGCCTGGGCCACATGGCGGTAAAAATTGCAGCTGCCAAAGGTGCCGATGTAACCGTGCTGAGCACATCGCCAAACAAAGAGCAGGATGCCAGGGATCTGGGAGCACATAATTTTGCCGTTACAAAAGATCCGGAAACCCTGAAAAGCCTGCGCAACTCCTTCGACTTTATTATTGATACCGTATCTGCTCCGCACGACTATAATCTGTACCTGTCGATGCTGAAGCGCGATGGAACGATGATACTGCTGGGTGCGCCGCCGGAACCATCTCCTGTGGCAGGTTTCAGCTTGATTGCACGGCGCAAGCGCCTGGCCGGTTCTATGATCGGGGGCATAGCCGAAACGCAGGAAATGCTGGATTTCTGTGCCGAGCACAACATCATGTCAGACATTGAACTGATCCCGATCTCTGAGATTAATAATGCCTACGAACGCATGCTGCGCAGCGATGTAAAGTACAGGTTCGTGATAGACATGGCAAGTTTGTAA
- a CDS encoding universal stress protein yields MKKILVAIDYSENSRNALHYAFEIARLAGAGLTLIHAFYPVMSPPAAHSATDVIQALEEGKGRALLEFAEQNRKTLTTESGEAGRFDAVPVKVIAKMGGSYEKILETIERHNIDLVVMGMQGGEAVSQALVGSTTISVMQKSRVPVLAVPEGIPFNQFATIVFAVNLSKLSTGADLRFLSNFVSAFKANLQVLHLYRNEAQQSTFDATQPLQHLTEQFKDIPYTINFGLHADVARGIQRFIRTEKADLLVLVPQKHTILERLLDKSVTGRITAHPLVALLALPSDTLQPKETNPESMVTQGQL; encoded by the coding sequence ATGAAAAAGATATTAGTAGCCATAGATTATTCTGAAAACTCCAGGAACGCCCTTCATTATGCTTTTGAAATTGCCCGGTTAGCAGGAGCCGGACTCACGCTGATACATGCCTTTTATCCTGTTATGTCGCCCCCTGCTGCCCACAGCGCAACCGATGTAATACAGGCACTGGAAGAAGGAAAAGGCAGAGCACTGCTTGAGTTTGCCGAACAAAACCGCAAAACCTTAACTACCGAAAGTGGTGAGGCCGGCCGATTTGATGCTGTGCCTGTAAAAGTGATCGCAAAGATGGGTGGTTCTTATGAGAAAATCCTGGAGACGATAGAGCGGCACAACATAGACCTGGTGGTAATGGGCATGCAGGGCGGCGAAGCAGTAAGTCAGGCGCTGGTGGGCAGTACTACTATTTCAGTGATGCAGAAAAGCAGGGTACCGGTGCTGGCTGTGCCCGAAGGGATACCTTTTAACCAGTTTGCAACTATAGTTTTTGCTGTTAACCTGAGTAAACTGAGCACCGGAGCCGACCTTCGTTTTCTGAGCAATTTTGTAAGTGCCTTTAAAGCAAACCTGCAGGTACTGCACCTGTACCGGAACGAGGCGCAACAATCTACCTTTGATGCAACACAGCCGCTACAGCACCTCACAGAGCAGTTTAAAGATATTCCTTATACTATTAATTTTGGTTTGCACGCAGATGTAGCCCGTGGAATCCAGCGTTTTATCCGTACCGAAAAGGCAGACCTCTTAGTACTGGTTCCACAGAAGCACACGATACTGGAAAGACTGCTGGATAAAAGTGTAACAGGCAGGATTACTGCACATCCGTTAGTGGCATTGCTGGCACTTCCATCCGATACCCTGCAGCCTAAAGAGACGAACCCGGAAAGCATGGTAACACAAGGGCAACTATAG
- a CDS encoding SMP-30/gluconolactonase/LRE family protein has translation MRLILRYTFVLFIVAALQSCGTLFTPKGPVELKQVWASDNTLRTPESVLYDPERNMLYVSNINQSKDRKDGDGFISKLNPQGEIEELHWVTGLNNPKGMALHNNVLYVSDVDEVVTIAVQTGAILGRYKAEKSEALNDVTVDDEGNVYISDMEEKAIYQMRNGRITRWLDTKREKPNGLYIDGNRLVVAFMSSGEVRTLDTETKEFGDLTDKINNADGITKAGSDGYFVSNWDGEIYYVNMEGKKWKILDTKAKNVNAADITYSEETKLLYVPTFRDNRVVAYSVTY, from the coding sequence ATGCGGCTTATACTTCGCTATACCTTCGTGCTGTTTATAGTTGCTGCCCTGCAAAGCTGCGGCACTTTGTTCACACCTAAAGGCCCTGTAGAACTAAAACAGGTCTGGGCATCTGATAACACGCTGCGCACCCCGGAATCTGTACTATACGACCCGGAACGGAACATGCTGTACGTATCCAACATCAACCAGAGCAAAGACCGCAAAGACGGCGATGGCTTTATTTCCAAACTTAACCCGCAGGGCGAGATAGAAGAACTACACTGGGTAACCGGCCTTAACAACCCTAAGGGTATGGCCCTGCATAACAACGTGCTCTATGTTTCGGATGTGGATGAAGTGGTAACGATAGCTGTACAGACCGGGGCTATACTTGGCCGTTACAAAGCTGAAAAATCGGAAGCGCTGAATGATGTTACCGTGGATGATGAGGGCAATGTATACATATCGGATATGGAAGAGAAAGCTATTTACCAGATGCGGAACGGGCGCATTACCAGATGGCTCGACACCAAACGCGAAAAACCAAATGGCCTTTATATTGATGGTAACCGTTTAGTAGTTGCCTTTATGAGCAGCGGTGAAGTGCGCACACTGGACACAGAAACAAAAGAATTTGGAGACCTGACAGATAAGATCAATAACGCAGATGGCATAACCAAAGCAGGCTCGGACGGCTATTTTGTATCGAACTGGGATGGGGAGATCTATTATGTGAACATGGAAGGCAAGAAGTGGAAAATACTGGACACCAAGGCCAAAAATGTAAACGCCGCCGATATAACTTATTCCGAAGAGACAAAATTATTATATGTTCCTACCTTCCGGGACAATAGAGTAGTAGCTTACTCCGTTACTTACTAG
- a CDS encoding acyl-CoA thioesterase: MSHTYKGKVMWSHLDANMHMRHSAYADFAAQARIEILDEMGLSMKVFQKLHIGPILFREETTYLREVGVNETLTVTTELIKAKKDGSRWSIRHELFKEDGVKAAVIVVEGAWIDVLKRKLAALPEELANHFMQIKRSADFVEMA; this comes from the coding sequence ATGAGCCATACCTATAAAGGCAAAGTAATGTGGTCGCACCTGGATGCCAACATGCACATGCGCCACTCTGCCTACGCCGATTTTGCAGCCCAGGCCCGCATCGAAATTTTAGATGAAATGGGACTGAGCATGAAAGTATTCCAGAAGCTTCACATCGGCCCTATCCTTTTCAGGGAAGAAACTACCTACCTGCGCGAGGTAGGCGTAAATGAAACCTTAACCGTAACTACAGAGCTTATCAAAGCCAAAAAAGACGGCTCCCGCTGGTCTATTCGCCATGAGCTGTTTAAAGAGGATGGTGTGAAGGCTGCTGTAATTGTAGTGGAAGGCGCCTGGATAGATGTACTGAAGCGCAAATTGGCTGCGTTGCCGGAAGAGTTGGCAAACCATTTTATGCAGATAAAACGAAGCGCTGATTTTGTGGAAATGGCGTAA
- a CDS encoding T9SS type A sorting domain-containing protein → MKMKQTYVWAIVAAVPFMMQVLPAKAQTQEKTTVATEKEHEPHTACTNDSETLSGLFLTPAPKGTFKLDFEQQLKEDAVLAIINTKGQKVYEKPVSTAKQQKAWSYNVGKLRPGTYLVEVKTSDTTYWTKFKIGK, encoded by the coding sequence ATGAAGATGAAACAAACGTATGTATGGGCTATAGTTGCCGCAGTTCCGTTTATGATGCAGGTGTTACCGGCTAAAGCACAGACACAGGAGAAAACGACGGTAGCCACCGAAAAAGAGCACGAACCACATACCGCCTGCACCAACGACTCCGAAACGTTATCCGGTCTTTTCCTGACACCAGCCCCCAAAGGAACTTTTAAACTTGATTTTGAGCAGCAGCTGAAAGAAGATGCCGTGCTTGCCATTATCAACACTAAAGGCCAGAAAGTTTATGAAAAGCCGGTGAGCACAGCCAAGCAACAGAAAGCCTGGAGTTATAATGTTGGAAAATTAAGGCCCGGCACCTACCTGGTAGAAGTAAAGACTTCGGATACCACGTACTGGACCAAATTCAAGATCGGAAAGTAA
- the hutG gene encoding formimidoylglutamase, whose translation MYKPTATGTWKGRVDALDGEEGKRWHQGIKLLNLTNEVEPADATQAIAMLGFCCDEGVRRNQGREGAVDGPAALRQAMASFAWHLDEDVMLFDAGDIFCTNQNLEEAQKQLGKKVHALLANTYKTIVLGGGHETSYGHFLGIKQALPEGQQLGIINFDAHFDLRSYEKQASSGTPFLQIADDLAAENIDFNYLCLGIQQSGNTQKLFNTAESYGADYVFAPAMQVYNFQNLQEKLQQFMALVDVLYVTIDMDVFAAAYAPGVSAPAALGVNPEIVLLLLQEIINSGKLLTLDIVELNPKLDIDNRTAKLGASLLYHVVQQWSQV comes from the coding sequence ATGTATAAACCCACGGCAACCGGAACCTGGAAAGGAAGAGTAGATGCACTTGATGGCGAAGAAGGGAAGCGCTGGCACCAGGGCATTAAGCTACTGAACCTGACCAATGAAGTGGAACCTGCTGATGCCACACAGGCAATTGCGATGCTGGGTTTTTGCTGCGACGAAGGTGTACGACGTAACCAGGGCAGGGAAGGAGCAGTTGATGGTCCGGCAGCGTTGCGGCAGGCCATGGCATCGTTTGCGTGGCATCTGGATGAAGATGTGATGCTGTTTGATGCCGGCGATATATTCTGTACGAACCAGAATTTGGAAGAGGCCCAGAAGCAGTTAGGTAAAAAAGTGCATGCTTTGCTGGCTAATACCTATAAAACTATAGTTCTGGGCGGAGGTCACGAAACTTCTTATGGGCACTTTTTAGGCATCAAACAAGCCTTACCGGAAGGGCAGCAGCTGGGTATCATAAACTTCGATGCGCATTTTGATCTTCGCAGCTATGAAAAACAGGCAAGTTCCGGCACACCATTTCTGCAGATAGCCGATGACCTGGCTGCTGAAAACATCGATTTTAATTACCTGTGTTTGGGTATACAACAGTCGGGTAACACGCAGAAACTGTTTAACACGGCAGAGAGCTACGGGGCAGATTATGTGTTTGCGCCAGCCATGCAGGTATACAACTTCCAGAACCTTCAGGAAAAACTACAGCAGTTTATGGCTTTGGTGGATGTATTATATGTAACTATAGACATGGATGTGTTTGCGGCTGCTTATGCGCCCGGTGTAAGCGCTCCGGCTGCGCTGGGTGTAAACCCGGAAATAGTGCTGCTGCTGCTGCAGGAGATCATCAACAGTGGCAAATTACTGACGCTGGATATTGTAGAGCTTAACCCGAAACTTGATATTGATAACCGGACTGCTAAACTGGGCGCTTCGTTGCTTTACCATGTAGTGCAGCAGTGGAGCCAGGTATAA
- a CDS encoding c-type cytochrome yields the protein MKKVILSVACAALLVSCGNKKSEYDAYYTQDYKDSVATAAQERPVTTQTKVGADAAINDMTDSGAVAAAEPKKNEYELGMTLISKSDCTACHNNERKVVGPAYVDVAEKYEFNDKNVDYLAQKIIKGGAGVWGEIPMPPHADLSQSDAKEMARYVLSLKK from the coding sequence ATGAAGAAGGTGATTCTCTCTGTGGCCTGTGCTGCGCTCCTGGTATCCTGCGGAAACAAAAAATCAGAATACGACGCGTATTACACACAGGATTATAAGGATTCAGTAGCTACTGCTGCCCAGGAAAGACCTGTTACAACACAAACAAAAGTAGGTGCTGATGCAGCCATCAACGACATGACTGACTCTGGTGCTGTTGCCGCTGCGGAACCTAAGAAGAACGAGTACGAGCTGGGTATGACCCTGATCTCTAAGTCTGATTGTACTGCCTGCCACAATAACGAGCGCAAAGTTGTAGGTCCGGCTTATGTAGATGTGGCTGAGAAATACGAATTCAACGATAAGAACGTAGATTACCTGGCACAGAAGATAATTAAAGGCGGAGCAGGTGTTTGGGGCGAGATACCAATGCCTCCGCATGCCGACCTAAGCCAGAGCGATGCCAAAGAAATGGCCCGCTACGTGCTGTCGCTTAAAAAATAA
- a CDS encoding M20/M25/M40 family metallo-hydrolase has product MKKKLQSFVVLLLLSGSLAHAQAPKDPVVENIVKEATENSQLEVLAHELLDGIGPRLVGTPEMQQAHDWAVAKYKTWGIDARNEQWGEWRGWQRGITHIDMVHPRLQTLDGVQLAWNPGTKGKGVTAELIILPEFKDSIAFQKWLPAVKGKLVMISMNQPTGRPEYNWKEFATEESMKKMQETKAAATENWNNRIKNTGKSARTLPLALEKAGAAGVVTSNWSGGFGVNKIFGAYTKKVPTVDIELEDYGMLYRLVESGKKPQIRIQAESKNLKNAPAFNTIAEIKGTEKPEEYVILSAHFDSWNGGTGATDNGTGTIVMMEAMRILKKMYPNPKRTILAGHWGSEEQGLNGSRGFVADNPQIVKNTQAVFNQDNGTGRIANISGQGFLHAYDFMGRWLNAAPREITSSIQTQYPGFPGGGGSDHASFVAAGIPAFMLSSLSWSYGNYTWHTNRDTYDKIVFDDVRSNAMLVAILAYRASEEPELVNRERIKLPVNPRTGEPTTWPALREPTRKGGLD; this is encoded by the coding sequence ATGAAGAAGAAATTACAATCCTTCGTCGTATTACTGCTCCTTTCCGGCAGCCTGGCACATGCGCAGGCACCTAAGGACCCGGTAGTAGAGAACATTGTGAAAGAAGCCACTGAAAACTCGCAGCTTGAAGTGCTGGCGCACGAGTTGCTGGATGGCATCGGCCCACGCCTGGTAGGCACGCCGGAAATGCAGCAGGCCCACGACTGGGCAGTAGCAAAGTATAAAACATGGGGAATTGATGCCCGTAACGAACAGTGGGGCGAATGGCGCGGCTGGCAACGTGGTATTACGCACATTGATATGGTGCACCCACGCCTGCAAACCCTTGATGGCGTGCAGCTGGCCTGGAACCCGGGCACAAAAGGCAAAGGTGTAACTGCTGAACTGATCATACTTCCGGAGTTTAAAGATTCTATTGCCTTCCAGAAATGGTTGCCGGCAGTTAAAGGCAAACTGGTGATGATCTCGATGAACCAGCCAACAGGCCGCCCGGAGTATAACTGGAAAGAGTTTGCTACCGAAGAATCGATGAAGAAAATGCAGGAAACCAAAGCTGCAGCTACCGAAAACTGGAACAACCGCATCAAAAATACCGGAAAATCAGCCCGTACTTTGCCTTTAGCCCTTGAGAAAGCAGGCGCTGCCGGCGTGGTAACATCTAACTGGTCCGGCGGTTTTGGCGTGAACAAGATATTTGGTGCTTACACCAAAAAAGTCCCTACTGTGGATATTGAACTGGAAGACTATGGTATGTTATACCGCCTGGTAGAGTCTGGTAAAAAACCTCAGATACGCATACAGGCTGAATCCAAAAATCTGAAAAACGCTCCTGCATTTAACACGATTGCTGAGATAAAAGGCACTGAAAAGCCGGAAGAATATGTGATTCTTTCTGCCCACTTCGACTCATGGAACGGTGGTACAGGCGCTACTGACAACGGTACCGGTACTATAGTTATGATGGAAGCTATGCGCATCCTGAAAAAGATGTACCCTAATCCGAAGCGTACTATCCTGGCAGGCCACTGGGGCAGCGAAGAGCAGGGCCTGAACGGCTCACGCGGATTTGTTGCTGATAACCCTCAGATCGTGAAGAACACGCAGGCAGTATTTAACCAGGATAACGGTACCGGCCGTATTGCCAACATATCCGGTCAGGGCTTCCTGCACGCTTACGACTTTATGGGCCGCTGGTTAAACGCAGCTCCAAGAGAGATCACCAGCTCTATCCAGACGCAGTACCCTGGCTTCCCGGGTGGCGGTGGTTCCGACCATGCTTCTTTTGTAGCTGCTGGTATTCCGGCCTTTATGCTTAGCTCCCTGAGCTGGTCTTATGGCAACTATACCTGGCACACCAACCGCGACACCTACGACAAAATAGTGTTTGATGATGTACGCAGCAATGCCATGCTGGTAGCCATACTTGCCTACAGGGCCAGCGAAGAACCTGAACTGGTAAACCGTGAGCGTATAAAGTTACCGGTTAACCCAAGAACAGGTGAACCAACTACCTGGCCTGCTCTCAGAGAGCCTACCCGTAAAGGCGGACTGGACTAA
- a CDS encoding AMP-binding protein gives MKEMAEKYLLLNGKKFYYDEIAEYSFRNSIELNGYEAKTLEFCRSWLNGVQEFPIQTSGSTGTPKTINLTRRQLESSARKTIKILNLQPGDATLVCLNTEYIAGMMMLARGFMAEMQMTIVEPISNPLKLVPEGMLFDFASFVPMQLQKILQDTPENVPLLNHMKGILIGGAPVNFTLQRELQQLTVPVYHTYGMTETASHVALRLLNGPDAAVYYDGLDNIRLGLDNRGCLTIQGDVTNNELIITNDLVELLTPTRFRWIGRVDNTINSGGVKVQSEIVEVAVAEALADMDPMPRFFVASQPDELLGEHVILVIETEPLSEAAEKELKSRIKPLLKKFERPKKYYYCPAFTETATGKISKQRTLRKLGLEVI, from the coding sequence ATGAAAGAGATGGCTGAGAAATACCTGTTGCTGAACGGCAAAAAATTCTATTACGATGAGATAGCGGAATATTCGTTCCGGAACAGCATTGAGCTTAACGGCTACGAAGCAAAAACACTGGAATTCTGCCGTAGCTGGCTCAATGGCGTGCAGGAATTTCCGATACAGACCTCCGGCTCAACAGGTACGCCTAAAACGATAAACCTTACCCGCAGGCAACTCGAATCCAGTGCCCGCAAAACGATAAAGATACTTAACCTGCAGCCAGGCGATGCTACACTGGTATGCCTCAATACAGAGTACATAGCAGGAATGATGATGCTGGCACGCGGCTTTATGGCCGAAATGCAGATGACCATAGTGGAGCCGATCAGTAACCCGCTGAAACTGGTGCCGGAAGGAATGCTGTTTGACTTCGCTTCTTTTGTTCCGATGCAGCTGCAGAAGATTTTACAGGATACCCCTGAAAACGTGCCGCTCCTGAATCACATGAAAGGTATATTAATTGGCGGCGCACCTGTAAACTTTACCCTGCAGCGCGAACTACAGCAATTAACCGTACCGGTTTATCACACCTACGGCATGACGGAAACCGCATCGCATGTGGCGCTTCGGCTACTGAATGGCCCTGATGCTGCTGTGTATTATGATGGCCTGGATAACATACGTCTGGGGCTTGATAACCGCGGCTGCCTGACCATACAAGGTGACGTAACCAACAACGAGCTTATAATTACCAACGATCTTGTAGAACTACTCACCCCTACCCGTTTCCGCTGGATTGGCCGCGTAGATAATACCATAAACTCGGGTGGAGTAAAAGTGCAGAGCGAGATAGTAGAAGTAGCAGTAGCCGAAGCCCTGGCAGACATGGACCCGATGCCGCGCTTTTTTGTCGCCTCACAGCCCGACGAGTTGCTGGGTGAACACGTAATTCTAGTTATAGAAACAGAGCCACTTTCTGAAGCTGCTGAGAAGGAACTGAAAAGCCGTATAAAGCCGCTGCTGAAAAAGTTTGAACGCCCAAAAAAGTACTATTACTGCCCTGCCTTCACCGAAACAGCAACCGGAAAAATATCGAAGCAACGTACCCTGCGCAAACTGGGCCTGGAGGTAATCTAA
- a CDS encoding class I SAM-dependent methyltransferase, which produces MFHLPITSLKSQFGDIDIYLFDQLLKGHIQKGMKLLDAGCGNGRNVYYLMQAGVKVYGADVSEAAIQRMQQLAKELAPTLPKRNFIVADLEHLPFQNDVFDVVICSAVLHFARSEDHFKTIVEQLWRVLKPGGMLFCRFSTTIGLEGKLQQVEGKFYHMAHGPVWFLADAEMLNQLEKQLGAERADPLKTTIVEQDRSMTTWVLRKE; this is translated from the coding sequence ATGTTTCACCTGCCTATTACGTCGTTAAAGTCCCAGTTCGGTGATATTGACATTTACCTGTTCGACCAGCTGCTGAAGGGACACATTCAGAAAGGTATGAAACTGCTGGACGCCGGCTGCGGCAATGGCAGAAATGTTTACTACCTGATGCAGGCGGGTGTAAAAGTATATGGTGCCGATGTTTCGGAGGCTGCTATACAACGCATGCAGCAACTGGCTAAGGAACTTGCTCCTACCTTGCCCAAGCGCAATTTTATAGTTGCCGATCTGGAACATTTACCTTTTCAAAACGATGTGTTTGATGTAGTGATCTGCAGTGCTGTGCTCCATTTTGCCAGAAGCGAAGACCATTTCAAAACTATAGTTGAACAACTATGGCGGGTATTAAAGCCAGGCGGTATGTTGTTCTGCAGGTTTAGTACAACTATAGGTCTGGAAGGTAAACTACAGCAAGTGGAAGGTAAATTTTACCACATGGCGCATGGGCCGGTCTGGTTTCTGGCTGATGCAGAAATGCTGAACCAACTGGAAAAGCAACTTGGTGCTGAAAGAGCAGATCCGCTCAAAACAACTATAGTGGAACAGGACAGAAGCATGACAACCTGGGTATTGAGGAAAGAGTAG
- the hutI gene encoding imidazolonepropionase, producing the protein MTHHENYTLIGPFTQILTMANLPESGPITDDELEVLEDGGIVICDGKIKLVGKYNILLKVAQEEHYKIEKITEPKVLLPGLIDAHTHICFAGSRANDYAMRVAGKSYLEIARSGGGILDSVRKTREATVIELVDLLKKRCDRHLNEGVTTCEVKSGYGLTVEEELKMLEAIKLVNTHHKIDLVPTCLAAHMRPPEYTDSKLYLQHVLENLLPKIKEQDLANRVDIFIEDTAFNEAESMEYLLAAKEMGFDITVHADQFSTDGSRVAAEVGAISADHLEASGEAEIAMLKDAGVVATVLPGASVGLGMHYAPARKMLDGGLCVAIATDWNPGSAPMGDLLMQAALIGASEKLTIAETLAAVTTRAAKALHIKDRGCLAKEQVADMIAFDTSNYKEILYFQGKLKPTIVWKQGKRV; encoded by the coding sequence ATGACCCACCACGAAAATTATACCTTAATCGGCCCATTTACCCAAATACTGACCATGGCAAACCTGCCGGAAAGCGGACCAATTACCGATGATGAACTGGAAGTGCTGGAAGATGGCGGGATTGTAATTTGTGATGGGAAGATCAAGCTGGTAGGGAAGTATAATATACTGCTGAAAGTAGCGCAGGAAGAGCACTATAAGATTGAAAAGATAACCGAACCAAAGGTGCTTTTGCCTGGACTGATAGATGCCCATACGCACATCTGTTTTGCCGGCTCCCGGGCCAACGACTATGCCATGCGGGTAGCCGGAAAATCGTACCTGGAGATTGCCCGAAGCGGCGGCGGCATACTGGATAGCGTGCGCAAAACCCGAGAAGCGACAGTTATAGAACTGGTGGACCTGCTAAAGAAACGCTGCGACAGGCATCTGAATGAAGGTGTTACTACCTGCGAAGTAAAAAGCGGCTATGGGCTGACCGTTGAGGAAGAACTGAAGATGCTGGAGGCTATCAAACTGGTAAACACTCACCATAAAATTGATCTGGTGCCAACGTGTCTGGCAGCCCATATGCGCCCACCGGAATACACAGATTCTAAACTATACCTGCAACACGTACTGGAAAATCTGCTACCAAAAATTAAAGAGCAGGACCTGGCTAACCGTGTAGATATATTTATTGAGGACACCGCTTTTAATGAGGCAGAATCAATGGAATATCTGCTTGCGGCTAAAGAAATGGGCTTTGATATTACGGTACACGCAGATCAGTTTAGCACGGATGGGAGTAGAGTAGCAGCCGAGGTAGGTGCTATCAGTGCCGACCACCTGGAAGCGAGCGGAGAAGCGGAAATTGCTATGTTAAAAGATGCTGGTGTGGTAGCCACCGTGTTGCCTGGTGCTTCGGTGGGGCTAGGGATGCATTATGCCCCAGCCCGTAAAATGCTGGACGGAGGGCTTTGTGTTGCCATCGCTACTGACTGGAACCCGGGCTCTGCGCCGATGGGTGACCTGTTGATGCAGGCCGCTTTGATTGGAGCATCGGAAAAGCTAACTATAGCCGAAACGCTTGCCGCTGTTACCACCCGCGCCGCTAAAGCCTTGCATATAAAAGACCGCGGATGCCTGGCAAAAGAACAGGTGGCCGATATGATCGCATTCGATACCAGTAACTATAAAGAGATACTATACTTCCAGGGCAAGCTGAAACCAACTATAGTCTGGAAGCAGGGTAAAAGAGTATAA